The DNA window GACGACCTGGTCCGTCAGGGTAAGGTGCTGTACGTCGGCGTCAGCCAGTGGACGGCCGCCCAGATCGCCGAGGCGCTGCACATCGCCGACAAGCGCGGCTTCGACCGCATTGTGTCCAACCAGCCGTACTACAACATGCTCGGCCGCGAGATCGAGCAGGAAATCGTGCCGCTGTGCAGCCGCGAAGGCGTCGGCCAGATCGTCTATTCGCCGCTTGCGCAAGGCGTGCTGACTGGCAAATACAAGCCCGGCGCTCCGATTCCGCCCGGTTCCCGCGCCGCGGACGACAAGTCGAATATGTGGATCAAACGTCTGCTGACCGAGGAAAACCTCGTCAAGGTTGAAAAACTGTCGCGTATCGCCGAACGCCGCGGCATCACGATGTCCCAGCTCGCATTGGCGTGGATTCTCCGGCTCGACAACGTTTCGAGCTGCATCATCGGCGCCTCGCGCGTCGAACAGCTGGAGGAGAACGTCAAGGCGTCCGGCATCCGCCTCACGGAAGAAGAGCTGAAAGAAATCGAAGCGATTTTGGGTGGCGATCAGGAGGCATGACGGTGTTGCCTGCGGATGCGGCGCTCCAGTCAGGGGCCCATCTGTTCTCGCCGTGGACGGTGCGCGGCGTCGTTCTGCCCAACCGGATCGTCATGTCGCCGATGTGCATGTACAGCTGCGAAGCGGAAGACGGCAAGGCCACCGACTGGCACGTCGTTCATTACGCGACGCGAGCCGTCGGCCGCGTCGGGCTCGTCATGACGGAAGCGACGGCGGTCGTTCCCGAAGGGCGGATATCGGCGCGCGACCTCGGTATCTGGAGCGACGATCATATCGACGGCTTAAGCCGAATCGTCGAACTCGTGCACCGTTTCGGCGCGAAAGCCGGCATCCAGCTGGCGCACGCCGGGCGAAAGGCCGCTTACGGCGGTCCCGCCTTCGCCCCGTCGCCGCTTCCTTTTCAGCCGGGCGACACCCCGCCGATCGAGCTGGATGCGGCCAGCATCCGCACTGTCGTCGAGGCGTTCCGCGCGGCCGCCGTACGCGCCGCTCGGGCGGGATTCGACGTCGTCGAGATTCACGCCGCGCACGGCTATTTGCTCAACCAGTTTCTTTCGCCGCTTGCCAACCGCCGCGACGACGACTACGGCGGAGACCGCGCCCGCCGTTTCCGCCTGCTTGCGGATGTTATCCGAGCGGTTCGCGACGTGTGGACCGGTCCGCTGTTCGTTCGCGTCTCGGCCGAC is part of the Candidatus Reconcilbacillus cellulovorans genome and encodes:
- a CDS encoding voltage-gated potassium channel; the encoded protein is MQYRRLGRSGVKVSEIALGSWLTYGGSVDAAKSEEIIDRAYALGINFFDTANVYARGAAEEIMGKALRKYPRDSYVLATKVFFPMGDGPNDRGLSRKHIMEQCEASLKRLGVDYIDLYQCHRFDPETPLDETLRALDDLVRQGKVLYVGVSQWTAAQIAEALHIADKRGFDRIVSNQPYYNMLGREIEQEIVPLCSREGVGQIVYSPLAQGVLTGKYKPGAPIPPGSRAADDKSNMWIKRLLTEENLVKVEKLSRIAERRGITMSQLALAWILRLDNVSSCIIGASRVEQLEENVKASGIRLTEEELKEIEAILGGDQEA
- a CDS encoding NADPH dehydrogenase NamA, whose product is MTVLPADAALQSGAHLFSPWTVRGVVLPNRIVMSPMCMYSCEAEDGKATDWHVVHYATRAVGRVGLVMTEATAVVPEGRISARDLGIWSDDHIDGLSRIVELVHRFGAKAGIQLAHAGRKAAYGGPAFAPSPLPFQPGDTPPIELDAASIRTVVEAFRAAAVRAARAGFDVVEIHAAHGYLLNQFLSPLANRRDDDYGGDRARRFRLLADVIRAVRDVWTGPLFVRVSADEYHPDGNHPADYVAYAHEMKALGVDLVDCSSGGVVPDAGPPVLYPGYQVPYAERIRREAGVPTAAVGLITSPEQADEIIRNGRADLVFLGRELLRDPYWPRRAAKALGVPLDPPTPYARGWI